A single region of the Chloroflexota bacterium genome encodes:
- a CDS encoding rhomboid family intramembrane serine protease: protein MRENRGFTLNAVWFLIGVNIILFIATTLNPDIEGRLGLQAASFTEEPWKIVTNLFIHADILHILFNMITLYFFGTYLSTLIGDAKFLTIYFLGGLLGNAFFMLWALYAPWADPLDRYTTAIGASGAIFAVMGAMAVLRPQAKALMFFVVPLPLWAAILVGFLMLSFIPGISWQGHLGGLVLGLIAGFILRKQQRYYP from the coding sequence ATGAGAGAGAATCGTGGTTTCACCCTGAACGCTGTATGGTTCCTCATAGGCGTTAATATAATACTGTTCATAGCCACAACCCTAAACCCAGACATTGAAGGGCGTCTCGGACTGCAGGCAGCAAGTTTCACAGAAGAGCCATGGAAGATTGTGACCAACCTCTTTATCCATGCCGATATCCTCCATATTCTGTTCAACATGATCACGTTATATTTCTTCGGAACATACCTGTCAACGCTAATTGGGGACGCAAAGTTCCTTACCATATATTTCCTGGGTGGACTGCTGGGGAACGCCTTCTTCATGCTCTGGGCACTGTATGCACCCTGGGCAGATCCTCTGGATCGTTACACTACAGCTATCGGTGCCTCAGGAGCTATATTTGCCGTAATGGGAGCAATGGCAGTGCTGCGCCCGCAGGCAAAAGCCCTCATGTTCTTCGTGGTACCTCTTCCACTTTGGGCAGCTATCCTCGTTGGTTTTTTGATGCTGTCCTTCATCCCTGGCATATCCTGGCAGGGCCATCTGGGCGGGCTGGTCCTCGGCCTCATAGCAGGATTTATCCTCAGGAAGCAGCAGCGCTACTACCCCTAA
- a CDS encoding toll/interleukin-1 receptor domain-containing protein — translation MEGRALQIERHLRDPVVGDGILAPPYEGIVCENIRAALRLLGFRIPSGKSYDAELKNKVLEFQKAYNHTNQDGLFGPGTRRLLAQILDQKAGTQALSVLEELNRKVAPLVFLSYAWADSPTVDKIDQWLRDKGVRIQRDTRDFKPGQQLPDAIKDAIVRADKVLAVYSSNSKERDWPRFEISVAEQKEQSTGKGDLIVYLVLDDTPLPKHDPNRIAVFGHGRTVRQVGQELLRGILGEGGETPRIEFDENELL, via the coding sequence ATGGAAGGCAGAGCGTTACAGATTGAGCGTCATCTACGTGACCCAGTTGTGGGCGATGGAATTCTCGCACCCCCTTACGAAGGTATCGTATGCGAGAACATACGCGCCGCTCTTCGCCTACTCGGTTTTCGAATTCCATCAGGAAAGAGTTACGACGCCGAACTCAAGAACAAAGTGTTAGAGTTTCAAAAAGCCTACAACCACACTAACCAAGATGGCTTGTTTGGTCCTGGCACTCGCCGATTACTCGCTCAAATCTTGGACCAGAAAGCTGGAACGCAAGCCCTGTCAGTTTTGGAGGAACTTAACCGCAAAGTTGCTCCTTTGGTCTTTCTGAGTTATGCATGGGCCGACTCGCCTACAGTCGATAAGATCGATCAGTGGCTGCGTGACAAAGGCGTAAGAATCCAACGGGATACGAGGGATTTTAAGCCAGGGCAACAACTTCCTGATGCAATCAAGGACGCAATCGTGCGTGCTGATAAGGTTCTTGCCGTTTATTCATCCAATTCTAAAGAGAGAGATTGGCCGCGGTTTGAAATCAGCGTTGCTGAACAGAAGGAACAGTCGACAGGAAAAGGAGATCTCATTGTTTATTTAGTGCTAGACGACACACCCTTGCCAAAACACGATCCCAACCGAATTGCGGTCTTCGGGCACGGCAGGACTGTTCGGCAAGTTGGACAAGAACTATTAAGAGGCATTCTTGGCGAAGGGGGCGAGACGCCACGCATTGAGTTCGATGAGAACGAACTACTATGA
- a CDS encoding thioesterase family protein, with the protein MKDDKLPVFDNEKTQVLKGGMALMTRYHPFLELMGVTVESTDDDSVRIRFSMRDDLCGHPGLRILHGGVISCMIDVLGGAVASWHQIRDIKDRPVEEQLKRMGAIRTIDQRVDYLRPGKGKEFTVTGFVLRDGKNVIVIRMEMKNEEQSLIATGIGTFLVA; encoded by the coding sequence ATGAAAGACGACAAATTGCCGGTCTTTGATAATGAGAAGACCCAGGTACTGAAGGGTGGCATGGCACTCATGACCAGGTATCATCCCTTCCTCGAGCTTATGGGTGTCACGGTTGAGTCGACGGACGATGACAGCGTGCGCATCAGGTTTTCCATGCGCGACGACCTGTGCGGGCACCCGGGCCTGCGCATCCTCCATGGGGGAGTTATTTCCTGCATGATTGATGTCTTGGGGGGCGCAGTTGCATCCTGGCACCAGATAAGAGATATCAAGGATCGTCCTGTGGAGGAGCAGCTCAAGAGGATGGGCGCTATAAGGACCATTGACCAGCGTGTCGATTACCTACGGCCGGGCAAGGGCAAGGAGTTCACAGTCACAGGCTTCGTCCTGCGCGACGGCAAGAACGTGATCGTCATCCGCATGGAAATGAAGAACGAGGAGCAGAGCCTGATCGCTACCGGCATCGGCACGTTCCTTGTCGCTTGA
- a CDS encoding class I SAM-dependent methyltransferase: MAELSPHETRSGHTVYNRALLSIYDLFVLGFLCRFMWKCPSRHLLELYNQHVTSNHLDVGVGTGHFLDHCKFPSDTPRIALIDLNTNSLDVTEKRLSRYAPVTYCRDALEPINIDAEPFDSAAINGLLHCLPGTILTKSVVFDHLKPLLNPGGVIFGCTILNNGVKKSRPAQWTMNSLNRRKVFTNLEDDLQDLREELSKRFRDNEVKVIGCMALFWART, translated from the coding sequence ATGGCAGAGCTATCTCCCCACGAGACAAGATCCGGACATACTGTCTACAACAGGGCGTTACTGTCCATTTACGACTTGTTTGTTCTGGGCTTCCTTTGTCGTTTCATGTGGAAATGCCCTTCGCGTCATCTCTTGGAGCTTTACAATCAACATGTTACTTCAAACCATCTGGATGTAGGTGTAGGTACTGGCCATTTCTTGGATCACTGCAAGTTTCCGAGCGATACGCCTCGAATTGCTTTGATCGACCTCAACACGAATTCCCTTGATGTAACCGAAAAACGCTTGTCGCGCTATGCCCCTGTCACCTACTGCAGAGATGCCCTCGAACCGATCAACATAGACGCTGAACCCTTCGACTCAGCGGCAATCAATGGACTGCTTCATTGTCTCCCAGGCACAATACTAACGAAAAGTGTTGTTTTTGACCATTTGAAGCCCCTCTTGAATCCTGGCGGCGTGATTTTCGGCTGCACGATACTCAACAATGGAGTCAAGAAGAGCCGACCTGCACAGTGGACAATGAATTCGCTGAACAGGAGAAAGGTGTTCACCAACCTTGAAGATGATCTTCAAGATCTGAGAGAAGAACTGTCGAAACGTTTTCGGGATAATGAGGTGAAGGTAATCGGCTGCATGGCCCTATTCTGGGCACGCACATGA